In one window of Poriferisphaera corsica DNA:
- a CDS encoding Gfo/Idh/MocA family protein, translating to MLKLAVIGAGGRGEISKLAHKPDEGSSLIALCDTREEAFACYTELLGDQVDTYSDYREVLKRDDIDAVIIATPDDLHEEHAIAALQAGKGVYLEKPLAITIEGCDRILQTAKDTGMKLYVGHNMRFFPVMQKMREIIESGRIGEVQAIWCRHFIAYGGDAYFKDWHSERKHTTGLLLQKGAHDIDVIHYLAGSHTVRTVGMGMLSVYDKVEDRRSADEPGDARIDESNWPPLSQTGISPVIDVEDHSMVMMQLASGAQASYMQCHYSPDDVRNYTVIGTKGRIENIGDHSTEEKIAKVRVWESRKGFSEFGDEEIALPAKDGTHGGADPMILDDFVRYMKTGERIGAEPWDARQAVAVGCLASESLRNGNVPKDVPGFGG from the coding sequence ATGTTGAAGTTAGCAGTCATAGGTGCAGGTGGCCGGGGTGAAATCTCAAAACTCGCTCATAAACCTGACGAAGGTTCATCACTTATCGCGCTTTGTGATACGCGCGAAGAAGCGTTTGCTTGTTACACAGAATTGCTCGGCGATCAGGTGGATACCTACTCGGATTATCGTGAGGTGTTAAAGCGTGATGATATTGATGCGGTAATCATCGCAACGCCGGACGATCTGCATGAGGAGCATGCGATTGCAGCATTGCAGGCAGGGAAGGGTGTGTATCTAGAGAAGCCGCTCGCGATCACGATTGAAGGTTGCGATCGGATTTTGCAGACCGCGAAAGACACCGGCATGAAGTTGTATGTTGGGCATAACATGCGTTTCTTCCCTGTGATGCAGAAGATGCGCGAGATTATTGAGTCGGGTCGGATTGGCGAGGTGCAAGCGATTTGGTGTCGACACTTCATTGCGTATGGCGGGGATGCGTACTTCAAAGATTGGCATTCTGAGCGTAAACACACGACGGGGTTGTTATTGCAGAAGGGTGCGCATGATATTGATGTGATTCATTACTTAGCGGGCAGTCATACGGTGCGTACGGTGGGGATGGGGATGTTGTCGGTGTATGACAAAGTTGAGGATCGCCGCAGTGCCGATGAACCGGGTGATGCGCGGATTGATGAATCGAATTGGCCGCCGCTGAGTCAGACGGGGATATCGCCGGTGATTGATGTTGAGGATCATTCGATGGTGATGATGCAGTTGGCGAGTGGTGCGCAGGCGAGTTATATGCAATGTCATTATTCGCCGGACGATGTGCGGAACTATACGGTGATCGGAACAAAGGGGCGGATTGAGAATATTGGGGATCATTCAACGGAAGAGAAGATTGCGAAGGTGCGCGTCTGGGAATCGCGGAAGGGTTTTAGTGAGTTTGGCGATGAGGAGATTGCGTTGCCGGCGAAGGACGGGACACATGGCGGGGCGGACCCGATGATTTTGGATGATTTTGTGAGGTATATGAAAACGGGTGAGCGGATTGGTGCGGAGCCTTGGGATGCGCGGCAGGCGGTTGCGGTGGGTTGTTTGGCGAGTGAGAGTTTGAGGAATGGGAATGTGCCAAAGGATGTGCCGGGGTTTGGAGGATGA
- a CDS encoding M90 family metallopeptidase, whose amino-acid sequence MIFDWLAERRRRNILNDPFSAEWEAYLHKNMGHYDYLDTTEQKQLRDLTQVFIAEKDWEGCGGLELTDEIKVTIAAQACLLILGLDHILYKNVMTVLVYPSTVVPVYPAGYGDQHGIIQDEHCVPILGQAAMGGPIILVWDAVRRGGIHPEDGHNVVYHEFAHKLDMLDGEINGTPPLETRDQYKQWNEVCTREYKDLRRRAAAGKRTFLDQYGGKDVGEFFAVATEFFFDQPVRMEAEHNDLYEVLKGFYKQDPATRMRRQRK is encoded by the coding sequence ATGATTTTCGACTGGTTAGCCGAACGCCGCAGACGCAACATCCTCAACGACCCATTCTCCGCAGAATGGGAAGCCTATCTGCATAAAAATATGGGGCATTACGATTACTTAGACACCACTGAGCAAAAACAGCTCCGTGATCTCACACAAGTTTTCATTGCTGAAAAAGACTGGGAAGGTTGTGGCGGACTCGAACTCACCGATGAAATCAAAGTCACCATCGCTGCCCAAGCATGTCTGCTCATTCTCGGCCTCGATCACATCCTCTACAAAAACGTTATGACCGTGCTCGTCTATCCCTCAACCGTCGTCCCCGTCTACCCCGCAGGTTACGGCGACCAGCACGGCATCATTCAAGATGAACACTGCGTTCCCATCCTCGGCCAGGCCGCAATGGGTGGCCCCATCATTCTCGTTTGGGACGCCGTCCGGCGCGGCGGCATCCATCCCGAAGACGGGCACAACGTTGTTTATCACGAGTTTGCCCACAAACTCGACATGCTCGACGGCGAAATCAACGGCACGCCGCCCCTCGAAACCCGTGATCAATACAAACAGTGGAACGAAGTCTGCACACGAGAATACAAAGACCTGCGCCGCCGCGCCGCAGCAGGCAAGCGTACCTTCCTCGATCAATACGGCGGGAAAGATGTCGGCGAATTTTTTGCCGTCGCCACCGAGTTCTTCTTCGATCAACCCGTCCGCATGGAAGCAGAACACAACGATCTCTACGAAGTCCTCAAAGGGTTCTATAAACAAGACCCGGCAACACGCATGCGCCGTCAACGAAAATAG
- a CDS encoding helix-turn-helix domain-containing protein, producing the protein MKSTDPAPALTRGLKIIHILANDGMCTLGQLAETTGWPKSSVLRLLRSLEMGGYVEREEGGRRYRGLVKLQTVNGDVAALKRLAAGAMQKLCKAAGHTVELHHFRHGRVSLIERIEPLDTEVTVRMRIGYEREVEEIDALMQVVAAHELGIHFLNNQQSWVWADGKQVEISKEKAAGLIEQADINGYGIDSGYNYGGVMRIAVPIYRLDQSLIAVLAIAQVCHPTMRNLDQAMIRSLKRIGNQLSDKVSQTM; encoded by the coding sequence ATGAAATCGACGGACCCCGCACCGGCATTGACGCGGGGATTAAAGATCATTCACATTTTGGCGAATGATGGGATGTGTACGCTGGGTCAGCTGGCGGAGACGACGGGTTGGCCGAAGTCTTCGGTGCTGAGGCTGCTGCGCTCTCTGGAGATGGGCGGGTATGTTGAGCGTGAGGAGGGGGGAAGACGATATCGAGGTCTGGTGAAATTGCAGACGGTGAATGGTGACGTTGCGGCGCTGAAGCGTTTGGCAGCAGGGGCGATGCAGAAGTTGTGCAAGGCGGCGGGTCACACGGTGGAGTTGCATCATTTCCGTCATGGTCGGGTGAGTTTGATTGAACGGATCGAGCCATTGGATACGGAGGTGACGGTGCGTATGCGGATTGGGTATGAGCGGGAGGTTGAAGAGATTGATGCGCTGATGCAGGTTGTGGCGGCGCATGAGCTTGGGATACATTTTCTGAATAATCAGCAGAGCTGGGTTTGGGCTGATGGGAAGCAGGTTGAGATCAGCAAGGAAAAGGCTGCGGGGCTGATTGAGCAGGCGGATATTAATGGGTATGGGATTGACAGCGGATATAACTATGGGGGCGTAATGCGGATCGCTGTACCTATCTATCGATTAGACCAATCATTAATTGCGGTATTGGCGATTGCTCAGGTGTGTCATCCGACGATGCGGAATCTTGATCAGGCGATGATCAGGTCGTTGAAGCGGATCGGGAATCAATTGTCAGATAAAGTGTCGCAGACTATGTGA
- a CDS encoding sulfatase family protein → MRLIYIDVDSLRPDHLGCYGYHRETSPNIDRVAERGIRFTNCYVSDAPCLPSRTAFFAGRPGALTGVVNHGGVASQPFIEGVDRGFRDRFSETALPAVLRRAGLNTVLVSSFAERHSAWHWYAGFNEIFHTATMGLETADEVGPRAIQWLDQNAEKDDWYLHINFWDPHTPYRTPKDFEADYSKEPLPEWYNEEVRRRHWEGYGPHSAHEVTGFNHEVYDARIKGKYPDQPKEIDSMNEARRVFDGYDRGVKYVDHQIGLIMDMLEKQGVLDDTAVIISGDHGENLGELNIYGDHHTADEFTTHVPLIVSWPGVTREARVDESLLYHFDMGATMAELAGGDLPKEWFGKSFAKQLQEEKLANPRDYLVVSQAAWTCQRGVRFDYEEKRYIAIRSYHDGYHDFPDVMLFNLTDDPHEQHNIAESKENIVNMGMRHLTDWESGMMRLSKSGVDPMWTVVQEGGPFHTRGELGGYIVRLRETERSGCAERLRLKHLDELYSS, encoded by the coding sequence ATGCGTTTAATCTATATTGATGTTGACTCGCTTAGGCCAGATCATTTGGGGTGCTATGGGTATCATCGTGAGACGAGCCCAAACATTGATCGAGTGGCGGAGCGAGGTATACGGTTTACGAATTGTTATGTGAGCGACGCGCCGTGCTTGCCTTCAAGGACTGCATTTTTTGCGGGGCGGCCGGGCGCTTTGACGGGCGTTGTGAATCATGGTGGGGTTGCGTCACAGCCTTTTATCGAAGGGGTTGATCGCGGGTTTCGAGATCGTTTTTCGGAGACAGCCTTGCCGGCGGTGCTCAGGAGAGCGGGGCTGAATACGGTATTGGTATCATCGTTTGCGGAACGGCATTCTGCGTGGCACTGGTATGCGGGGTTTAATGAGATATTCCACACCGCAACTATGGGATTAGAGACCGCGGACGAAGTTGGGCCTAGAGCTATTCAGTGGTTAGATCAAAATGCTGAGAAGGATGACTGGTATCTGCATATTAATTTTTGGGATCCACACACACCGTACCGGACGCCGAAGGATTTCGAAGCTGATTATTCAAAAGAACCGTTGCCTGAGTGGTACAACGAGGAAGTGAGACGTCGGCACTGGGAGGGATATGGGCCACACTCGGCACATGAGGTTACGGGGTTTAATCATGAAGTTTATGATGCCAGAATCAAGGGAAAGTATCCGGATCAGCCCAAAGAGATTGATTCGATGAATGAGGCAAGGCGTGTTTTTGATGGTTATGATCGGGGCGTGAAGTATGTTGACCATCAGATTGGTTTGATCATGGACATGCTTGAAAAGCAGGGTGTATTGGACGACACGGCTGTGATCATTTCAGGGGATCATGGTGAAAATTTAGGGGAATTGAACATATATGGAGATCATCATACGGCGGACGAATTCACGACACATGTCCCTTTGATTGTGAGCTGGCCGGGCGTGACTCGGGAAGCGAGAGTAGATGAGTCGTTGCTTTACCATTTTGATATGGGAGCAACGATGGCGGAGCTGGCGGGAGGCGATCTGCCTAAGGAGTGGTTTGGAAAAAGCTTTGCGAAGCAGCTCCAAGAAGAAAAACTTGCAAATCCACGAGACTATCTTGTGGTTAGCCAAGCGGCGTGGACATGTCAAAGAGGAGTACGGTTTGATTATGAAGAAAAACGATACATAGCGATCCGATCGTACCATGATGGATACCATGATTTTCCTGACGTTATGTTATTCAATCTTACAGACGATCCGCATGAACAGCACAATATAGCTGAAAGTAAGGAGAATATCGTCAATATGGGGATGCGGCATTTAACGGATTGGGAAAGCGGGATGATGCGGCTATCGAAGAGTGGTGTCGATCCGATGTGGACTGTCGTGCAAGAGGGTGGGCCGTTCCATACGAGGGGCGAGCTAGGGGGGTATATCGTAAGGTTGCGTGAGACGGAACGATCGGGTTGCGCGGAGCGATTACGTTTGAAGCATTTAGACGAGTTGTACTCGAGTTAA
- a CDS encoding sugar porter family MFS transporter, whose amino-acid sequence MNDADPPKPDSRAYLYVLRSVVVVAGLGGISYGYALAVMSGALLFLKNQFHMSDVLAGFVTSSLVLGGVLGAIFASIIADHCGRRFANSLSVIFLIAGVIITVIANSVPILILGRVILGLAVGAITVVAPMYTAELAPARMRGAMVSVFQLAITLGIMIAYVADTYFSSDAAWRWMFALNLIPAVIAFIFLFFIPRSPRWLVTHNHIEEAQEIFTHTQGKQNVSVELNRMRGEESDMSHAKWSAFLDKKLLKVTLIGMAIMFFQQASGVNIIFFYAPFIFESAGFQSNQSALIATVSVGIVNFLLTIFAVIFVDRWGRRPLLLSGLSLIVLSLLIIGTTFYLKDSLIDSHVVEHLQSQAISGHAAGANLAHAVDIQRSMPSHPQTSESHWLGYITLAGVMLYVGSFAFSLGPMCFVVVSEIFPNKIRSKAIGLALTTNWLSNFIVVQTSLSLLDTLGASFTFWMFALFNVAAFIFIYRVIPETKNHPLEEIERRWIVNTERMR is encoded by the coding sequence ATGAACGACGCTGACCCTCCCAAACCTGATAGCCGTGCATATCTTTACGTCCTCCGCTCCGTCGTTGTCGTCGCTGGACTCGGTGGCATCTCCTACGGCTACGCACTCGCCGTGATGTCAGGCGCGCTTCTTTTTCTTAAAAACCAATTCCACATGTCCGACGTTCTTGCTGGCTTCGTCACGAGCTCACTTGTCCTCGGCGGCGTCCTCGGCGCGATCTTCGCCAGTATCATTGCCGATCATTGCGGTCGTCGTTTCGCCAATTCCCTCTCTGTCATCTTTCTCATCGCCGGCGTCATCATCACCGTCATCGCAAATAGTGTCCCAATACTCATTCTTGGCCGGGTCATCCTTGGTCTTGCTGTTGGCGCAATCACCGTTGTTGCTCCCATGTACACCGCTGAATTGGCCCCCGCTCGGATGCGAGGCGCTATGGTATCTGTCTTTCAGTTAGCCATAACCCTCGGCATCATGATCGCCTACGTTGCAGATACATATTTCTCTAGTGACGCCGCTTGGCGCTGGATGTTCGCCCTCAATCTTATTCCCGCCGTCATCGCATTCATTTTTCTCTTTTTTATCCCCCGCTCCCCGCGTTGGCTTGTCACGCATAATCACATCGAAGAAGCCCAAGAGATATTTACGCACACTCAGGGCAAACAAAACGTTTCAGTTGAGCTAAATCGCATGCGCGGCGAAGAATCCGATATGTCTCACGCAAAGTGGTCAGCCTTCCTCGATAAAAAACTTCTCAAGGTCACTCTCATCGGCATGGCCATCATGTTTTTTCAGCAAGCTTCAGGTGTTAACATCATCTTCTTCTATGCGCCTTTCATCTTCGAATCCGCTGGTTTCCAATCCAACCAATCCGCCTTGATTGCCACTGTTTCTGTTGGCATCGTGAATTTTCTTCTAACCATATTTGCAGTTATTTTTGTCGATCGATGGGGACGCCGACCACTACTTTTAAGCGGGCTCAGCCTTATTGTCCTCTCGCTTCTTATCATTGGGACAACCTTCTATCTTAAAGATAGCTTAATTGATAGCCATGTTGTTGAGCATCTTCAATCCCAAGCAATCAGCGGCCACGCCGCAGGCGCAAATCTCGCTCATGCCGTCGATATTCAGCGATCAATGCCATCGCATCCCCAAACATCAGAATCGCATTGGCTAGGCTACATCACGCTCGCCGGCGTGATGCTCTACGTCGGCAGCTTCGCCTTTTCTCTCGGCCCGATGTGCTTCGTTGTTGTCTCCGAAATTTTTCCCAATAAAATCCGCTCTAAAGCGATAGGCCTCGCGCTGACCACAAATTGGCTCAGTAACTTTATTGTTGTTCAAACTTCTCTCTCGTTACTCGATACCCTCGGCGCATCATTCACCTTCTGGATGTTTGCACTCTTTAACGTCGCAGCTTTCATCTTTATCTACCGGGTTATTCCAGAAACGAAAAACCATCCACTCGAAGAAATCGAGCGCAGATGGATCGTTAATACTGAACGTATGAGATAA
- a CDS encoding metal-dependent hydrolase: protein MSLTITFLGHSGFLINDGKHTVAVDPFLTENPVAVHKPAEIHCDYIALTHGHEDHFGDTLPIAANNDATVIANFEICAYCESQGVRKTEPGNPGGRIYTDFGYVAFTPAIHSSSYQGQYMGVAAGLVISMGDVKIYHAGDTALFSDMKMIGEVVKPDIVMLPCGDRFTMGPRLAKMAAEMIKPKYAIPVHHSTWPLLTSDLSEFHPADVNVKHMAPGDIWHFDG from the coding sequence ATGAGCCTCACCATCACTTTCTTAGGTCATTCCGGTTTTCTCATCAACGACGGCAAGCACACGGTCGCAGTCGATCCATTCTTGACCGAAAACCCCGTCGCTGTTCATAAACCAGCCGAAATACACTGTGACTACATCGCACTCACGCACGGCCACGAAGATCACTTCGGCGACACCCTTCCCATCGCCGCAAACAATGACGCAACCGTCATCGCGAACTTTGAAATCTGCGCCTATTGCGAATCGCAAGGCGTACGTAAAACCGAACCCGGCAATCCCGGCGGCCGCATCTACACTGACTTCGGCTACGTCGCATTCACACCCGCCATCCACTCATCCAGCTATCAAGGCCAATACATGGGCGTCGCCGCAGGCCTCGTCATTAGCATGGGTGACGTCAAAATCTATCACGCCGGGGATACCGCCCTCTTCTCTGACATGAAAATGATCGGCGAGGTCGTCAAGCCTGATATCGTCATGCTCCCGTGCGGGGACCGTTTCACCATGGGCCCACGACTCGCAAAAATGGCTGCTGAAATGATCAAACCCAAATACGCCATCCCCGTTCACCATTCAACTTGGCCTCTCCTTACCAGCGATCTCTCCGAGTTCCATCCCGCCGACGTCAACGTCAAACACATGGCCCCCGGCGATATCTGGCACTTCGACGGATAA
- a CDS encoding sigma-54-dependent transcriptional regulator produces MTVNNGNLKLVGQNQSSADNKRARILVVDDDPIVADSLAEMLREDRYDVATASNGLEAISLLDSDPQHHFGIIITDLNMPRMDGVSLLRELKQRHSEVVPIVVTGFGKIESAVEAVKLGAADYLTKPVVDEELRLAVNKAMNQHVLLAENVTMKAQLSERYGLGNLVGADYRMQKVYDLVEAVAESNTTVLITGESGTGKSMVGHAIHETSSRRSGPFVTFACGSIPETLLESELFGHVKGAFTGADTDKIGKIAAAEGGTLFIDEINSATPALQLKLLRVLQEKMYEPVGSTETKQADVRFVLATNQKLDELVSKGEFREDLYYRINVVNIELPRLSERVRDINILAEHFLERHCKQMSRERRFGDGVLDVLQRYEWPGNVRELENAIERAVVLSRQLTISINDLPETLHSKDAHVLVQRAIAMRNETSDTQHQTQALWDGLPLSEALKEPEKRILLAALEANNWNRQETAKQLDINRTTLYKKIKQYGLDQPAA; encoded by the coding sequence ATGACCGTCAATAACGGAAATCTTAAACTCGTCGGCCAAAATCAATCTTCTGCCGACAATAAACGCGCACGGATCCTTGTCGTTGACGATGACCCTATTGTCGCCGACTCTCTCGCCGAGATGCTTCGTGAAGACAGATACGATGTCGCCACTGCCAGTAATGGACTCGAAGCTATCTCACTATTAGATAGTGATCCGCAACATCACTTTGGCATTATCATCACGGACCTCAACATGCCCCGTATGGACGGAGTATCTCTGCTTCGTGAACTCAAACAACGTCACAGCGAAGTCGTTCCCATCGTCGTCACAGGTTTCGGCAAAATCGAATCTGCAGTCGAAGCCGTCAAGCTCGGTGCCGCCGACTATCTCACCAAACCCGTCGTCGATGAAGAACTCCGTCTTGCAGTTAACAAAGCGATGAACCAACACGTTCTCCTTGCCGAGAACGTTACCATGAAAGCCCAGCTCTCAGAACGCTACGGCCTCGGCAACCTCGTTGGCGCGGACTACCGTATGCAAAAAGTCTACGACCTCGTTGAAGCTGTCGCTGAATCAAACACAACCGTCCTCATCACCGGTGAGTCCGGCACAGGTAAAAGCATGGTCGGTCACGCCATCCACGAAACCAGCTCCAGACGCAGTGGCCCCTTCGTCACCTTCGCCTGCGGCTCAATCCCGGAAACACTTCTCGAATCCGAACTCTTCGGCCACGTCAAGGGCGCTTTCACCGGCGCCGATACAGATAAGATCGGAAAAATCGCCGCCGCCGAAGGTGGAACGCTTTTTATCGATGAAATCAACTCCGCAACACCCGCGCTTCAGCTCAAATTACTACGTGTCTTACAAGAAAAAATGTACGAGCCCGTTGGCTCGACAGAAACCAAACAGGCCGATGTTCGTTTTGTACTAGCAACGAATCAAAAGTTAGATGAACTCGTCTCCAAAGGTGAATTTCGCGAGGACCTCTACTACCGAATCAACGTCGTCAATATCGAGCTTCCTCGCCTCAGTGAACGTGTTCGCGATATCAACATCCTCGCCGAGCACTTCCTTGAGAGACATTGCAAGCAAATGAGCCGCGAACGACGTTTCGGTGACGGTGTTCTCGATGTACTTCAACGTTACGAATGGCCCGGCAACGTGCGTGAACTCGAAAATGCAATCGAGCGTGCCGTCGTCCTTTCACGTCAACTCACCATCAGTATTAATGATCTCCCCGAAACGCTGCACAGCAAAGACGCTCACGTTCTCGTCCAACGCGCCATTGCCATGCGCAATGAAACCTCTGACACCCAGCATCAAACCCAAGCACTTTGGGACGGCCTTCCACTCTCAGAAGCGCTCAAAGAACCCGAAAAACGCATTCTTCTTGCCGCACTCGAAGCAAATAACTGGAACAGGCAAGAAACCGCAAAGCAACTCGATATCAACCGCACTACACTTTATAAGAAAATCAAACAGTACGGTTTAGACCAGCCCGCTGCTTGA
- a CDS encoding ATP-binding protein, whose protein sequence is MPTERNNPNALEPTQANDPVSEDARRLAHELANLLDGSMRSLGLAIRSLDTENPHDLAPHQQADKAIKRIQTADTALRQMASLIHEWMETPASQRKSLSWITNASHHPTHCPLSETHNGNPQTLAHGLNLVIELHEQQAKDLHCDLITHINPQAAQLPFGPLFGVLENLIKNALEAITDPQPNARHRIEINCDIYRQSELHITIEDTAGGSPDNINLGHTTKPNGHGIGLSLCRDIIIAMSGSIEFLNGSKGLRIVIKLPVSSLTDQWKDLNG, encoded by the coding sequence ATGCCAACCGAACGCAACAACCCCAATGCGCTTGAACCGACTCAAGCCAACGATCCTGTCAGCGAAGACGCTCGACGTCTTGCTCACGAGCTCGCCAATCTTCTCGATGGATCTATGCGGTCATTAGGCCTCGCAATACGGTCACTCGACACCGAAAATCCACATGATCTCGCCCCACATCAGCAAGCCGATAAGGCCATCAAACGCATACAAACCGCAGATACCGCACTCCGACAAATGGCTTCCTTAATCCACGAATGGATGGAAACCCCCGCTTCGCAGCGAAAAAGTCTCAGTTGGATCACCAACGCTTCACATCACCCAACCCATTGCCCGTTGTCCGAAACACATAACGGCAACCCTCAAACGCTTGCTCATGGACTCAATCTTGTCATCGAACTTCATGAGCAGCAAGCGAAAGATCTTCATTGCGATCTCATCACACACATTAACCCGCAAGCCGCACAACTCCCGTTTGGCCCGCTATTCGGTGTACTCGAAAACCTCATCAAAAATGCACTCGAAGCGATCACTGATCCGCAACCCAATGCGCGTCATCGCATCGAAATCAACTGCGACATCTATCGCCAAAGCGAGCTTCACATAACAATTGAAGACACCGCCGGTGGTAGCCCTGATAATATCAATCTTGGACACACAACCAAGCCAAACGGCCACGGCATCGGCCTCTCACTCTGCCGCGATATCATCATCGCCATGAGCGGTAGCATCGAATTCCTCAATGGCTCTAAAGGCCTCCGCATCGTCATCAAACTACCAGTCAGCAGCCTCACCGATCAATGGAAGGATCTCAACGGATGA
- a CDS encoding DUF501 domain-containing protein, with amino-acid sequence MLSDQDTNMLKQQLGRIPRGVLAVIVRSSEDAPVVIVNYPLHHCCEGRDSGEGKGGGIQGEGGERLVPFPTLYWLTNPRLNNTLADMERLGVIDDIQNQINANHQLEHQVANDHRAYIEQRWKQLTKGDQEKIQKSPAMLETLRTRGIGGISNFLTVKCLHLHYAHHLATLCMNPNDPSPGTAVGRLIEQANPELLKIRQSFKFGNN; translated from the coding sequence ATGCTCAGCGATCAAGACACAAACATGCTCAAACAACAACTCGGACGCATCCCACGCGGCGTACTTGCCGTCATCGTTCGCTCATCCGAAGACGCGCCCGTTGTTATCGTGAACTATCCGCTACATCATTGCTGTGAAGGTCGAGATAGCGGCGAGGGAAAAGGTGGTGGCATACAAGGTGAAGGCGGTGAACGACTCGTCCCCTTCCCAACACTCTATTGGCTCACCAACCCACGTCTTAATAATACCCTCGCAGACATGGAACGCCTTGGAGTGATCGACGACATTCAAAATCAAATCAATGCTAATCATCAGTTAGAGCACCAGGTCGCCAACGACCACCGCGCTTATATCGAGCAGCGATGGAAACAACTCACCAAAGGTGATCAGGAAAAAATACAAAAATCTCCAGCCATGCTCGAAACACTCCGTACCCGCGGCATCGGCGGCATCAGTAACTTTCTTACCGTTAAATGCCTTCACTTGCACTACGCTCACCACCTCGCAACGCTATGTATGAATCCCAACGATCCTTCCCCCGGGACCGCCGTTGGCAGGCTCATCGAACAGGCCAATCCCGAACTCCTCAAAATTCGGCAATCTTTCAAATTCGGCAACAACTAA
- a CDS encoding L-threonylcarbamoyladenylate synthase: MSSQPPHNPSPEGFKPTNPSNIRNGYEQKALQQAADLIRSGDVVAFATETVYGLGANAFDPKAVAKVFAHKARPAFDPLIVHINTIDDAKEIAADFPPAALKLAAAFWPGPLTLVVKKKDIIPDIVTSGLPTVGLRMPKHPVARTLIELSATAIAAPSANKFASISPTSARDVYAEFGNDLPLILDGGPCETGLESTVISVVSDIPTVLRLGGTSLESLQSILGKNGVQLVHTKDAMIKENAKKGIASPGMLERHYAPSTSLLLVDNLSTTEQYTQIFTNRNPGMQPPKSFGLMTLQAKQAKGFQSHEILSESGDLNEAAANLFGAMRRLDAQKLDAIIAVRVPDSGLGRAINDRLHRASLKW; the protein is encoded by the coding sequence ATGAGCAGTCAGCCTCCACACAACCCATCCCCAGAAGGGTTTAAACCCACAAACCCCTCGAATATCCGTAACGGCTACGAGCAAAAGGCTTTACAGCAAGCCGCCGATCTGATCCGTTCGGGTGACGTTGTCGCATTCGCCACCGAAACGGTTTACGGCCTCGGCGCCAACGCTTTTGACCCTAAAGCAGTCGCTAAAGTATTTGCTCACAAAGCCCGCCCCGCCTTTGACCCCCTCATCGTCCACATTAACACCATCGATGACGCCAAAGAGATCGCCGCTGACTTTCCTCCTGCCGCCCTTAAGCTCGCCGCCGCTTTCTGGCCCGGCCCTCTCACACTCGTTGTGAAAAAGAAAGACATCATCCCCGACATCGTGACCTCTGGTCTGCCAACCGTTGGCCTCAGAATGCCCAAACATCCCGTCGCACGCACGCTCATCGAGCTTTCTGCCACGGCAATCGCCGCGCCTTCTGCAAACAAATTTGCCTCAATCTCTCCCACCTCCGCCCGTGATGTATACGCCGAATTCGGCAATGATCTTCCCCTCATCCTTGACGGCGGCCCATGCGAAACTGGTCTCGAAAGCACCGTTATCTCGGTAGTCAGCGACATCCCAACCGTGCTTCGTCTTGGCGGTACTTCACTCGAATCTCTTCAAAGCATCCTCGGCAAAAACGGTGTCCAGCTCGTTCACACCAAAGATGCCATGATCAAAGAAAACGCCAAGAAAGGCATTGCCTCGCCCGGCATGCTTGAGCGTCATTACGCACCATCCACCAGCTTGTTATTAGTGGATAACCTGTCAACAACAGAGCAATACACCCAAATTTTTACCAATCGTAACCCAGGCATGCAGCCGCCTAAATCATTCGGCTTGATGACCTTGCAAGCAAAACAAGCCAAAGGTTTTCAATCGCATGAGATTCTTTCGGAATCTGGAGATCTTAATGAAGCTGCTGCAAATCTTTTCGGAGCCATGCGCCGCCTCGATGCTCAAAAATTAGATGCCATTATCGCGGTTCGAGTTCCCGATTCAGGGCTTGGCAGAGCCATCAATGATCGCCTCCACCGCGCCAGCCTCAAGTGGTGA